One genomic window of Cricetulus griseus strain 17A/GY chromosome 3, alternate assembly CriGri-PICRH-1.0, whole genome shotgun sequence includes the following:
- the Gprin1 gene encoding LOW QUALITY PROTEIN: G protein-regulated inducer of neurite outgrowth 1 isoform X2 (The sequence of the model RefSeq protein was modified relative to this genomic sequence to represent the inferred CDS: deleted 1 base in 1 codon) has protein sequence MRSTEDPAWFQQLQKDASPFRPLCSPQDGSLGTGGPVMRDCCSSPKAIPTPPKHTLDHSLGMDSRYSSPSGAGEGASCSESSAGSLACLSPTCNPLPETVREHGALITGTSEKTAVGKPEPVPSADNPPTAPENRNPVFLEKMESISLKQADSTSPGKEEAGPLRKGESVLMGEVEPAICGKGEPGAVGRMDCTAPRKEDSVSLERVDPVCSSKVDTATPGGGNPGSSGKVDPRKEDPTYSGRENLGSTGKGDLVSLGEKEMEPPEKTDPASTKKTDSGFSEKPTPGSSSKTELGSSGTVTPGTKKVNPVCLGMVDPAAVGNTETLSSAKEGPPSSGEGGPMSVRMAKTGPAGRPEGVFSPKTDPTSVNSTGPPGSVDPDSLRDVELVSSVKPEILSSGQAERVSLVKTETLSSGREDPRSSRRVDHTTVTGTIKTSQKGNPESLGKTDPVSSSSADAKSLGAWGSVPASKTEAETEGKGGPLSLEKASPTASEKAEPLAFRKAGSANQGKAETVPSEEVGSTTAGKVVPTASGKLGLVSPGKVDPMATERAEGIPEAKAPERRNPVNSASASGSAEPKPGVKVVTPLPGASSPGKVEAPSSQEGQPRVSGKMDPSGKVDPTVSVEPVSLGKAESACPSPLSPEKATSSGGTPCGAAQPLGAAGSRGALPEPEPAASPGHTDLAAAAERSAAPPGPRTRDNFTKAPSWDAGRGRGGAAPPREDAGTQAGARACVSVAVSPMSPQDGAAGPAFSFQAAAAASTARAPSPAPGPPSRRDAGLQVSLGAAETRSVATGPMTPQAAAPPAAPPVFPEVRVRPGSVLAAAMAPQEAAEPVRDVSWDEKGMTWEVYGASMEVEVLGMAIQKHLERQIEEHGRQGAPAPPPAVRAGPGRAGSVRAAPADGAAKRPPGLFRALLQSVRRPRCCSRAGPTAE, from the exons ATGCGCAGTACTGAAGACCCAGCCTGGTTCCAGCAGCTGCAGAAGGACGCCAGCCCCTTCAGacccctctgctccccacaggATGGGAGCCTGGGCACTGGGGGCCCGGTCATGAGGGACTGCTGCTCTTCCCCAAAGGCCATCCCCACACCCCCAAAGCATACCCTTGACCACAGCCTAGGCATGGACTCCAGATACAGCAGTCCCAGCGGGGCTGGGGAAGGGGCCTCCTGCTCTGAGAGCTCTGCTGGGAGCTTAGCCTGCCTGTCTCCCACCTGCAACCCTCTTCCAGAGACAGTAAGAGAACATGGAGCCTTGATCACAGGAACCTCTGAAAAGACTGCGGTAGGGAAGCCGGAGCCTGTGCCCTCAGCAGACAATCCTCCTACAGCCCCAGAGAACAGAAATCCTGTGTTCTTGGAAAAGATGGAGTCCATCTCCTTGAAGCAGGCAGATTCTACTtccccaggaaaggaagaggctGGGCCCTTGAGAAAGGGAGAGTCCGTGTTGATGGGAGAGGTAGAGCCTGCAATCTGTGGAAAGGGGGAGCCGGGGGCCGTTGGGAGGATGGATTGTACAGCTCCAAGGAAGGAGGACTCTGTATCCTTGGAAAGAGTGGATCCAGTGTGCTCCAGCAAGGTGGATACAGCGACTCCAGGAGGGGGAAACCCTGGGTCCTCAGGCAAAGTGGATCCAAGAAAGGAGGACCCCACATAttctggaagagagaatcttggaTCAACAGGAAAGGGAGATCTTGTGTCTTtgggggaaaaagaaatggaaccCCCAGAAAAGACAGACCCTGCATCCACAAAAAAGACAGATTCTGGGTTCTCAGAAAAGCCAACTCCAGGATCATCAAGCAAGACAGAACTTGGATCCTCAGGAACAGTGACTCCTGGGACCAAAAAGGTGAATCCTGTATGCTTGGGGATGGTGGATCCTGCAGCTGTGGGAAATACAGAAACTTTGTCCTCAGCAAAAGAGGGCCCTCCCTCCTCAGGAGAGGGAGGGCCTATGTCTGTGAGAATGGCGAAAACAGGACCTGCTGGACGGCCAGAAGGTGTGTTTTCCCCCAAGACAGATCCCACATCTGTGAACAGCACAGGACCGCCAGGCAGCGTGGACCCTGATTCCTTAAGAGATGTGGAACTTGTGTCCTCAGTGAAACCAGAGATCTTGTCTTCTGGGCAGGCAGAACGTGTGTCACTGGTAAAAACAGAAACCCTATCCTCAGGAAGAGAGGACCCACGGTCTTCTAGAAGGGTGGACCACACAACTGTCACAGGAACCATAAAGACATCTCAAAAAGGGAATCCCGAGTCTTTGGGAAAGACAGACCCCGTGTCTTCAAGTTCAGCAGATGCCAAGTCTCTGGGGGCCTGGGGGTCGGTGCCTGCCTCaaaaactgaggcagagactgAGGGGAAAGGAGGCCCACTGTCCTTGGAGAAGGCAAGTCCCACAGCCTCGGAGAAGGCCGAGCCCCTCGCTTTCCGCAAGGCAGGCTCCGCAAACCAGGGAAAGGCAGAAACTGTTCCCTCTGAAGAAGTGGGCTCCACGACTGCAGGGAAAGTGGTCCCAACGGCTTCAGGAAAACTAGGTTTGGTGTCCCCGGGGAAGGTGGATCCCATGGCCACAGAGCGAGCAGAAGGCATCCCAGAGGCGAAGGCTCCAGAAAGGAGGAATCCCGTGAATTCTGCCAGTGCCTCAGGGAGTGCTGAGCCCAAGCCTGGGGTCAAGGTGGTAACCCCGCTTCCAGGCGCCTCCTCCCCGGGCAAGGTGGAGGCGCCGTCTTCGCAAGAAGGGCAGCCACGGGTGTCTGGGAAGATGGATCCGTCAGGAAAAGTCGACCCCACGGTGTCTGTGGAGCCTGTGTCCCTGGGGAAGGCCGAGTCCGCATGTCCGTCTCCTCTGTCTCCGGAGAAGGCCACGTCCTCGGGTGGCACACCGTGCGGCGCAGCCCAGCCTCTGGGAGCCGCCGGGAGCCGCGGGGCCCTGCCCGAGCCGGAGCCCGCTGCCAGCCCGGGCCACACAGACCTAGCGGCGGCCGCGGAGCGCTCGGCGGCCCCGCCCGGGCCCCGGACTCGCGACAACTTCACCAAGGCGCCGTCGTGGGAcgcggggcgggggcggggg ggggcggCGCCGCCCCGCGAGGACGCGGGCACGCAGGCCGGCGCTCGGGCGTGCGTCTCGGTGGCGGTGAGCCCCATGTCCCCGCAGGACGGCGCGGCCGGCCCGGCCTTCAGCTTCCAGGCGGCGGCGGCGGCGTCGACGGCGCGCGCGCCCAGCCCCGCGCCCGGGCCGCCGTCGCGCCGGGACGCGGGGCTGCAGGTGTCGCTGGGGGCCGCCGAGACGCGCTCGGTGGCCACGGGGCCCATGACCCCGCAGGCCGCGGCGCCGCCCGCCGCGCCGCCCGTCTTCCCCGAGGTGCGCGTGCGGCCCGGCTCGGTGCTGGCGGCCGCCATGGCGCCCCAGGAGGCGGCCGAGCCGGTGCGCGACGTGAGCTGGGACGAGAAGGGCATGACGTGGGAGGTGTACGGGGCCTCCATGGAAGTGGAGGTGCTGGGCATGGCCATCCAGAAGCATCTGGAGCGCCAGATCGAGGAGCACGGCCGCCAAGGGGCGCCGGCGCCGCCGCCCGCCGTCCGCGCGGGCCCAGGCCGTGCAGGCTCCGTGCGCGCCGCGCCCGCCGACGGCGCCGCCAAGCGTCCGCCCGGCCTCTTCCGCGCGCTGCTGCAGAGCGTGCGCCGGCCGCGATGCTGCTCGCGGGCGGGCCCCACGGCCGAGTGA
- the Cdhr2 gene encoding cadherin-related family member 2, which produces MAWLWLLCALLPAFMPSVTANTPPVFNMSSLVTLPEDLPVGAVAFWLVATDSDNDMLTYGITGTYAYFFSVTRDTGEVKLASPLDSETLYSFGITIFVDDNHNSPVRKDLRVIVQDKNDNAPVFQNSAYATSINETLPVGSVVFSVLALDKDTGPAGLVRYYIEKVIPSNDDSKNLFYILQNGSIVLNESLSYNNKSAFYQLQLKACDSGGEWNNSQVTLCSQPVFLSISVVDEPDLDPQFVREFYSASVAEDAALGTSVLKVEAVDADKGVNDNVTYSITNSTRPGWFSIEKDGVITVSGALDREQLLNDNGEVHIQVAATEGHRNIYGQEAKATIWVTIRVTDVNDHKPEFYNCSLPNCSFSPQEAQDNFTGYVDEHTSARIPIDFLTMVAYDPDQGDNGTFLLSLDGEDADAFNVSPERAAGSVSVQVVVRNSEMVDYEKKPVMYVKVVATDSVSNDYSVATVTIHLRDINDHRPTFSQSLYELTVPENSPTGFVVTSSINATDQDKDKWGRITYSLLPGNGEDLFEVDPNSGTVTVKNGTLLDREKQAVYYLTLQATDGGNQSSTTALEITLLDVNDNAPVVRGSYNIFVPEEGGNVSVTIQAYDDDQPDTNNSRLLFSLLPGPYSHNFSIDPNTGLLRNLEPLDREAIDPALEGHIVLTVLVADCGNPPLSTEVNVSITVEDINDNLPIFNQSSYEFFVKERDPGEFVGTVKAWDADQTETNNRISFSLSGTGVNNFVVRGYVLEDGGAEGYLWLLPDVSLDYEAQKFFNLTVSAENPGPQGLESTASVTVVVVDVNDEPPTLDAASLRAVLVAENGSQHGQVAQVTAQDVDTDSLLRIELVDVICTKDNVDVGSVCHEWFSMDANGLVYINQSEAIDYEACNLVTLVVRAHDLNTDSRFDAYSSNGDLPIVIEDKNDNAPYFLPVNQTFVIIPELVSPGQQVAFVQARDEDSPHNSIIDFSIPKADFVSKDGATNPVQVFRIVRSVDADLYTASIMLVTSLDSTLQGIYQVTVQAQDQPVVGPALETQITLNLFTVDQSYRVRLQFSTNKVEVGANVEEIKAALVQATRTSVYVVTIQNIDSTARAQVQSYLDAYFVFSNGSALTLNELNLMIRRDQDALRQLLQLGLVVVSSQEIQESDQPKLLTSVIIGLVVALLLVLVILITALLCVRKSYHRKLQAMKAGKEARKTPIEATNSTAAIPGTNMYNTDRANPMLDLPTKDLGLECLSSSDLDNVSLNSLDKNAVDLDTDSKKIKKPLPHNSPKQEPEPLSAVLSGRHVGTSGPKQRDLSFTNPGLDTTDL; this is translated from the exons ATGGCTTGGCTGTGGCTGCTCTGTGCATTGCTTCCTGCCTTCATGCCGTCTG TGACAGCCAACACGCCACCAGTGTTCAATATGTCATCGTTAGTGACTCTGCCAGAGGACTTACCAGTGG GTGCCGTGGCCTTCTGGTTGGTGGCTACAGACAGTGATAATGACATGCTGACCTATGGGATTACTGGCACCTATGCCTATTTCTTCTCTGTCACCCGGGACACTGGGGAAGTGAAGCTCGCCAGCCCTTTGGACTCTGAG ACACTCTATTCCTTCGGGATCACCATCTTCGTAGATGACAATCACAACAGCCCA GTGCGGAAGGACCTGCGGGTGATAGTACAGGACAAGAATGACAATGCACCTGTTTTCCAGAACTCTGCATACGCCACCAGCATCAATGAG ACCCTGCCAGTCGGCTCCGTGGTGTTCTCTGTGCTGGCTTTGGACAAGGACACTGGGCCAGCAGGTTTAGTGAGGTACTACATAGAGAAG GTGATCCCCAGCAATGATGACAGCAAGAATCTTTTCTACATTCTGCAAAATGGCTCCATTGTGTTGAATGAAAGCCTGAGCTACAACAACAAGAGTGCCTTCTACCAGCTGCAGCTGAAGGCCTGT GACTCAGGCGGTGAGTGGAATAACAGCCAAGTCACCCTGTGCTCCCAGCCAGTCTTCCTGTCCATCTCAGTGGTTGATGAGCCGGACCTGGACCCCCAGTTCGTCAGGGAGTTTTACTCAGCCTCTGTGGCTGAGGATGCGGCCTTG GGAACCTCAGTGCTGAAGGTGGAGGCCGTGGATGCTGACAAAGGCGTCAATGACAATGTGACCTACAGCATCACCA ACTCCACAAGGCCCGGATGGTTCAGCATCGAGAAAGATGGCGTCATCACGGTCAGCGGCGCCCTGGACAGAGAGCAGCTGCTGAATGACAATGGAGAAGTGCACATACAAGTGGCC GCCACTGAGGGGCATCGTAACATCTACGGGCAAGAGGCCAAGGCAACTATCTGGGTCACAATAAGGGTGACAGATGTCAATGACCACAAGCCAGAATTTTACAACTGCAGCCTCCCAAACTGCTCCTTCAGCCCCCAAGAGGCCCAAGACAACTTCACAGGCTACGTGGATGAGCACACCTCTGCCCGAATCCCCATCGATTTCCTGACCATGGTGGCCTATGATCCAGATCAG GGCGACAATGGTACCTTCCTGCTGTCCCTGGACGGCGAAGATGCTGACGCCTTCAACGTGTCCCCAGAGCGAGCGGCAGGGTCTGTCAGTGTGCAGGTGGTGGTAAGAAACTCAGAGATGGTGGACTATGAGAAGAAGCCAGTGATGTATGTGAAG GTTGTGGCCACTGACTCAGTCAGCAATGATTACTCTGTTGCCACGGTGACCATCCATCTTAGAGACATTAATGACCACAGGCCCACGTTCTCTCAGAGCTTGTATGAACTCACCGTGCCGGAGAACAGTCCAACAGGTTTTGTGGTCACCAGCAGTATCAAT GCTACAGACCAGGATAAGGACAAATGGGGCCGCATCACCTACAGCCTGCTTCCAGGAAATGG AGAAGACCTGTTTGAGGTGGACCCAAACTCAGGGACTGTGACGGTGAAAAACGGCACGCTGCTGGACCGGGAGAAGCAGGCAGTGTACTACCTCACACTGCAGGCCACCGACGGCGGGAACCAGTCTAGCACTACGGCACTAGAGATCACCCTGCTGGACGTCAATGACAATGCACCTGTGGTTCGAGGCTCCTACAACATCTTTGTGCCTGAGGAGGGTGGCAATGTCTCTGTGACCATCCAG GCCTATGACGATGACCAGCCAGACACTAACAACAGCCGCCTGCTCTTCAGCCTGCTGCCTGGGCCCTACAGCCACAACTTCTCCATAGACCCCAACACAGGGCTCCTCAGGAATCTGGAGCCACTGGACCGAGAGGCCATTGACCCTGCCCTGGAAGGCCACATCGTACTAACTGTGCTTGTGGCTGACTGTGGCAACCCTCCCCTCAGCACTGAAGTCAATGTCAGCATCACTGTGGAG GACATCAATGACAACCTGCCTATATTCAACCAATCCTCCTATGAATTCTTTGTGAAGGAGAGGGATCCAG GAGAGTTTGTGGGTACAGTGAAAGCCTGGGATGCTGACCAGACAGAAACCAACAACCGCATCAGCTTCAGCCTGTCCGGGACTGGTGTCAACAACTTTGTTGTCCGAGGCTATGTGCTGGAAGACGGGGGGGCCGAGGGGTACCTCTGGCTGCTCCCTGATGTGAGCCTGGATTATGAAGCACAGAAATTCTTCAATCTGACAGTGAGCGCCGAGAACCCAGGACCCCAGGGCCTTGAATCCACAGCCAGTGTCACGGTAGTTGTGGTGGACGTAAATGACGAGCCACCTACCCTGGATGCGGCCTCACTCCGGGCCGTCCTTGTGGCCGAGAATGGCTCCCAGCATGGCCAGGTGGCTCAGGTGACAGCCCAGGATGTGGATACCGATTCCTTGCTGAGAATAGAACTAGTGGACGTCATCTGCACCAAGGATAACGTTGATGTGGGCAGCGTGTGCCATGAATGGTTCTCTATGGATGCCAACGGCTTAGTGTACATCAATCAGAGTGAGGCCATCGACTATGAGGCTTGTAATCTGGTCACACTGGTTGTGCGGGCACATGACCTCAACACAGATTCCCGCTTTGATGCTTACAGCAGCAATG GAGATCTCCCCATCGTCATCGAAGACAAGAATGACAATGCTCCCTACTTCCTGCCTGTCAACCAGACCTTTG TGATCATTCCAGAGCTCGTGTCCCCCGGCCAGCAGGTGGCTTTTGTGCAG GCCAGAGATGAGGACTCACCACACAACAGTATCATCGACTTCTCCATCCCGAAAGCAGATTTTGTCTCCAAGGACGGGGCCACCAACCCTGTCCAGGTCTTCCGGATTGTCCGGTCTGTGGATGCTGACCTGTACACCGCCAGCATCAT GCTGGTGACCAGCCTTGATTCCACTCTCCAAGGCATATACCAGGTGACAGTTCAGGCTCAGGACCAGCCTGTTGTGGGTCCCGCACTGGAAACCCAGATCACTCTGAAT CTCTTCACTGTGGACCAGAGTTACCGTGTGAGGCTGCAGTTCTCCACCAACAAGGTGGAAGTGGGCGCCAACGTGGAGGAGATTAAAGC GGCTCTTGTCCAGGCGACCAGGACCTCTGTCTACGTTGTGACGATCCAGAACATAGACTCTACGGCTCG GGCCCAAGTCCAGTCCTACCTAGATGCCTACTTTGTTTTCTCCAATGGGTCAGCCCTGACACTTAATGAGCTGAATTT GATGATTCGGAGAGACCAGGATGCGCTGAGGCAGCTGTTGCaactgggcctggtggtggtg agcTCCCAGGAGATCCAGGAGTCCGATCAGCCCAAACTGCTCACCAGTGTCATCATAGGACTGGTAGTGGCATTGCTGCTGGTCCTTGTGATTTTGATCACTGCCCTCCTGTGTGTGCGGAAGAG TTATCACCGGAAGCTTCAAGCTATGAAGGCTGGCAAGGAGGCCCGGAAGACACCAATAGAAGCAACGAATTCAACTGCCGCTATCCCCGGGACTAACATGTACAACACTGATCG AGCCAACCCCATGCTGGACCTCCCCACCAAGGATCTGGGATTGGAGTGCCTCTCCTCCAGTGACTTGGACAATGTCAG CCTCAATTCCCTAGACAAAAACGCTGTGGACTTGGACACGGACAGTAAGAAAATCAAG AAGCCACTTCCACACAACTCGCCCAAACAGGAACCAGAGCCCCTGAGCGCAGTGCTCTCGGGAAGGCACGTGGGCACAAGTGGACCGAAGCAGAGGGATCTGTCCTTCACCAACCCTGGCCTGGACACCACAGATCTGTGA